The DNA sequence GCGTTCCTGCCCGAGGAGCACCATGCGCGCACCGAAGCGCTCAACTGGCTGTTCTGGCAGATGGGCTCGGGCCCGTTCCTCGGCGGCGGCTTCGGGCACTTCTATGCCTATGCGCCGATGAAGATCGAATACGCCATCGACCGCTTCGCCATGGAGGTCAAGCGCCAGCTCGACGTGCTCGACAAGCGCCTTGCCAACAATGAGTTCATCGCCGGAAGCGAGTATTCGATTGCCGACATGGCGATCTGGCCCTGGTATGGCACGCTGCTGCAGGGGAATGTCTATGGCGACGCTGCAACCTATCTCGAAACAGACAGCTACACCAATCTGAAGCGCTGGACCGACCAGATTGCCGCGCGTCCCGCGGTCAAGCGTGGACGCATGGTTAACCGCGCCTTCGGCGAGCCGTCCGAGCAGTTGCACGAACGCCATGACGCAAGCGATTTCGAGCTGCGCACCCAGGACAAGCTGGACGCACTAACCGAAGGCAAGAACTGATGGCAAAACTGCCGGAAATGACCAAGCACCGCGGAATCCCCTCCGGCCTGCCCGGCACAGGCTTCCAGTTCACCATTCGCCGCGCCAATCCGCGCGGCGTGACGGCGATCATCAGCCGGCGCCGCATGGCCGACCGGACGCCGACGGAGAAACTGGCTGATGTCGCATTTCTGCACGCGCTCTGGCACAAGTTCGGCGATGAGCCGTTCGAGCGCGGCAATCTTGATGCGGGCCGGATCAGCTGGCTGTTCGGTCGCGAGATCGTGGCCGCAGAAGACCCCTTCGATGCGCAATCCTACACGGCCATGCTGCAAATTGACGAGCGCGCGGGGCGGGCAAGCTACCCCGATGCGTTCGAGGACGTGCTGATCGTTTAGAAGGCATTTGAGAAACCTCTCCCCTCATGAGGGGAGAGGTTCGGGCGGAAAACCGGGCTCCGGACCACCCGATGACACATCGGGAATGGCCCGAACGAGACGACTGGAAGTCATGGGCCGCAGGCCCATCAGCGGGGGTAAAGTACATGTTTTCCAAGATCCTGATCGCCAATCGCGGTGAAATTGCCTGCCGGGTGATCAAGTCCGCACGGGCTATGGGCATCAAGACGGTTGCGGTTTATTCCGACGCCGACCGCGATGCTGTGCATGTGGCGATGGCCGACGAGGCCGTGCATATTGGTCCCCCGCCGGCCAACCAGTCCTACCTGATCCCCGAGAAGATCATCGCCGCGTGCAAGCAAACCGGCGCGCAGGCCGTGCATCCGGGCTACGGGTTCCTGTCCGAGCGAGCCTCGTTCTGCGAGGCGCTCGAGAAAGAAGGCATCGCCTTCATCGGCCCGAAGGTCAAAGCCATCGAGGCGATGGGTGACAAGATCACCT is a window from the Hoeflea sp. IMCC20628 genome containing:
- the yghU gene encoding glutathione-dependent disulfide-bond oxidoreductase, which encodes MTEENKFPPENNLPAGYEPAKVWEWKQGNGGRFANINRPVSGPTQDKELQIGKHPLQLYSLATPNGVKVTVMLEELLAAGHEGAEYDAWLINIGEGDQFGSGFVDINPNSKIPALVDHSTPEPTRLFESGSILLYLAERFGAFLPEEHHARTEALNWLFWQMGSGPFLGGGFGHFYAYAPMKIEYAIDRFAMEVKRQLDVLDKRLANNEFIAGSEYSIADMAIWPWYGTLLQGNVYGDAATYLETDSYTNLKRWTDQIAARPAVKRGRMVNRAFGEPSEQLHERHDASDFELRTQDKLDALTEGKN